GAGTtaatttgataaacaaattcCTGAATTTCCCTTGAATCAGCTTGTGATGATATATTTCTCTATAATGTGATTAATGGATTTATTTTATGATCAATTTGTAAAATTTGGAGATTCGTTTTTGGAATATTTGGTATTGACTGTATTAAATTAGACAACCAGtaggtggtggtgttgcaaaaaaaaaaaaaaaaataccaaaatatatatatatactgTAAAAATTGACAACTTACATACACTATAGAACATTTGATGTTGTCTAATCTTTAATCCATGATTTTCCATGATTAGAGTATTACAAACTTGTTTAAATCTATGTGTATATCCTATATATCATTCTGTTTGGCTAATTGGTCAACAATTATAGAGTTCTACAGTGAGTTGCTAAATCGGCATGGATTGTCAAATTGGCTGTTTCCAATTTAATTGTCGAAATATTTGAAGATATGTCTGTTACGGGTGTTCTACAACTGCTTTAGTTGTAAGTATATTCAAAGAACATGTACATCATATGAATGTCAAAAGTATGagtatgatgatgatattgttggATTGAGTTGGGTTGGGTtgggagaaaaaaaaatggtgaaaaaaaaaaaaaaaaaaaaccggACCTATTTGACATCAACATATTCATAatccccccccccccccaatAATTACTTCCacttcattatcatcattatcattatggAAAAGTTTTCAAGTTGGAGAGATAAAGGAACTGGTATTTCTCCATTTATGCCTCAAAAATTACCaacatttcaaaataatatcattttATCAGTAGCATCAAAATCAccaatatttttaattaaattaccatttttcattattacttatttgatttatacaATTACTGGATTaaattttatattaaaatttattttaacaattttatttggatttaatagaattgaatttactGTTGATGGTATTAAAAAATcacaaattgataaattaattaaatataaaccTCAAAAAGGTGATTTAATCATTACAAATTATATTACTCCATTAGATGgttattttctttctttattaaGTGGTAATAATTCTAAAATTGTTCTTTTAATTCCTAATAAATCAGGTGatttatatcaatattCACCATTAggattatttaattatacTTTTAATTATAATGATGGTGGGAAATTAATCCaagatttatcaaaattacaaaacaaaattgtgtttttatttttagaaGGAACtccatcaaataataaatcaattttaccatttattaaattaaattctaaatattcatttaatgataattttattattaaatcattgattGTGAAATTAAAACCAAATTATTTCACTTTACCAATACCTCATATTACTACTAAATTACAATATTTTTTCGAACtattaacaaatttatcTCCTAAAATTATACAttataaaatttataaatttgataatgaatttaatatttctaaaattagaaattcttttgaattgaattcttTAACTTCAATAAGTCAAgatttaaatattgattcaaaaaataaatttatagattattattttgatcatagtattaaaaagaattaaatatatGTTGTATATATTGAACAATTCTTCCTTATTTTATCTTGTAGGACTTTTTTTCACGatcttttgatttgtattgatgatgatgagatGATCTATGTCTATGAGATGATCGACCAGAAGATCGATGAGATGATTTATGTTTATGATTTTTTGCCTTTTTATctttgataaattgttCCATAGGATctttaaaatcatcatctactttttcttcttcttcttctttcgcttctttctttgttaaAAATTGAGCCATTGGATCTTTAAATTCATCCTTCTCTTCATCCTTCTCTTGTTTATCTTCCCCTTTCcctttaattaatttaatttctttattattttcaatcaattcttcttcttcttcattaactttcatcataatctcattattataatcaatcaaataatcatcttcattttcatcattacgtaatttataataattatgatCAACTTTTAAATATCGATCACCTAATTTTATTCcattaaaattatcaatagcTAATATACAACTTTTAAAATTagaatattttaaaaatccaaatccTCTATGATATTTCTTCTCAGTTTCttgtttatctttatctttatctttatctttatctttaattaaattaatatgAGTTGGAATTCCATATTGactaaatattttaattataTCTTTTTCAGTTAAATTAAATGGAATATTAccaatatataaataatttgtaTCACGATAATCATAATGCcatgatgatttatatgatgtatttgaaattaattctttttgatttatttgatttatttgtttaattgtaTTCATATGATTGAAAGAAGTGATTagttaataattatttttaagttacaattttattcttcttgatgcgaaataatgaaataatttaatcaaaaagAGAAGCGATGAGATTgttcaaacaaaaaaaaaaacaaaaaaaaatttctttactttactttactttacttATAACCCTATTCTCAATCTCATTTCattcaatataatataatatttaaCAAATTAATCATCAATCATGGCTAAGAGTGGTATTAAGAAAGATACtgtagtggtggtggagaaaaaaaaccaagCCCCAATACtgagaaaaagaaaaccagttcaacaagaagaggaagaggcTCACTCCAATGATGAATCTTCAGAAGATGAGTTAAATGTTGAAGGATTGATTGATGCAAGTGAAGacgatgaagatgaagaagatgaacaACAATCCCAAGAAAACAATagtgatggtgatgatgattctgCAGGAGAAAACCCTATCGATTCTGAAGAAGAActtaatcaattattaggtgaagaagaagatccAAGTGATTATGATTCGGAAGATTTTTCTGATGAACCAAAAGAAGATGAATTATCAggaattaatattaaatcattatcagtTTCTGATCCTAAAACCATTAactcaatttcaaaattttctgATGGATCAATAAGAATTTTAAAACCAGAAATTGAACCTAAATATGATAGTGATGATAGTgatgttgaaaattttaataCTATTGGTAATATTCCAATTTCTGCTTATGATGAAATGCCTCATATTGGTTATGATATTAATGGTAAAAGAATTATGAGACCAGCAAAAGGATCAGCATTAgatcaattattagaatcaattgatttaccTGAAGGTTGGACAGGATTATTAGATCAGAATACTGgtaattcattaaaattaactgatgaagaattagaattaattagaaaaattcaacaacaagaaaatactgatgaaaatattaatcCATATGAACctttaattgattggtttactaaagatgaagaaattatgCCATTAACTGCAATTCCTGAACCGAAAAGAAGATTTATTCCTTCAAAACATGAAGCTAAAAGAATTATGAAAATAGTTAGAGCCATTAGAGAAGGTAGAATTATTCCTCCAAATAAAgttcaacaacaagcaaaagaagatgatcaatttaattttgatcTTTGGcaagatgaaattgaaatacCTGATCATATTATGAATTTAAGAGCCCCCaaattaccaccaccaactaATGAAGAAAGTTATAATCCTCCAGAAGAATATCTTTtaactgaagaagaaaaatctAATTGGTTAAAACAATCTCCTATTGATagagaaagaaattttttacctcaaaaatataattcattaagACAAGTACCTGGTTATAAAGAATCAATTAGAGaaagatttgaaagatCTTTAGATTTATATTTAGCTCCTAGAATTCGtcataataaattaaatattgatcCTGATAGTTTGATTCCAGATTTACCTTCACCAAAAGATTTACGACCATTTCCAATTCGTTGTTCTACTATTTATCAAGGTCATACTAATAAAATTAGAACTATATCAATTGATCCTCAAGGTATTTGGTTAGCTACTGGATCAGATGATGGTAGTGTTAGAATATGGGAAGTTTTAACTGGTAGAcaagttttcaaaataatattaattaataaagaaattaatcaTGAAGATCATATTGAAAGTTTAGAATGGAATCCTGATTCTAATAGTGGGATTTTATCAGTTTGTGTTGgagaaaatatttatttaattgtcCCACcaatttttggttttgatattgaaaatactGGTAAATTAAGAATTGAAAGTGGTTGGGGTTATGATACATTTggtaataaaaagaaagatctcaaaatttcaacccaagatgatgaagatgcaGAAGATGCAGAAGATGCAGAActggaagaagaaaatgcAACATCTGTTGaatcaaagaaagaagttGCTAAATGGTATCCACCAAATTCTGAACAAGCAGCTATGGGTATTTCAGCAATTATTCAATGTCgtaaaacaattaaaaaaatttcatggCATAGAAAAGGTGATTATTTTGTTACAGTTTCTCCCGATAGTAAAAATACTGCCgttttaattcatcaagtTTCTAAACATTTATCTCAATCACcatttaaaaaatcaaaaggAATTATAATGGATGTTAAATTTCATCCATTTAAACCTCAATTATTTGTTGCTTCACAACGtcaaattaaaatttatgatttatctcaacaaatattattgaaaaaattaatgcCAGGAGTaagattattatcatcaattgatattcaTCCTCGTGgtgataatttattagcTTGTTCTTATGATAAAAGAGTTTTATGGCATGATTTAGATTTAAGTTCAACTCCTTACAAGACTTTAAGATATCATGAAAAAGCCGTTAGatcaataaaatttcaTAAAGGTAATTTACCATTATTTGCTAGTGCTTCTGATGATGGTAATATTCATATTTTCCATGGTACAGTATATGATGATTTAATGACAAATCCTTTATTAGTAcctttgaaaaaattaactggtcataaaattattaatcaaattggaATATTGGATTTAATTTGGCATCCAAAACAACCTTGGTTATTTAGTGCTGGTGCTGATGGAACTGCTCGTCTTTGGACTACATAGAGAAATAACCCAAATCAATGTTTTGACCAatatataattttaaatcatttccaaaatgggggttgtttttttttttttcaaatgtttAGATTTTTGTAAAAGAAGTTACTTCGGACTTTTTGTCTGATGTTTTTAGTTGGAAAGTTTTCGGTTAAAGTTATTAAATGTTCCTAAAATTGAGCCTACCATTATGTGTGTGTTAATTCACTTTTATAGTTGCTATCAAAAATCATAcgttttattattattattattttgttattcCTGtagaatttattaaatgagGCAAGGGTTTTTCCAggaaaaattttaatataataatcCCGAGAAAATAGTTCTCGGCATTCAGAAAAAATATACCCATTAGGAAATCACCGAGATTACCATCAAAAAGTTCGGCCCAAAAAATCACCCATCACCCATCGCCCATCACCCTTCATCCTCCTATCCTTTCAAcagaaatatatataaagttatacaattctttaataatgatattctCCACTTCttaattcattaacaatttacaaaaagcaaaaacaaaagcaaaagcaaaagcaaaaaacCCAACTAAAAATGtctattgataaatcaaaaatggTCACCAGATTAGGTAAATCTGGTTTAAAAGTCAATACCGTTGCTGTCGGAGTCATGAGATTAGGTTCCAATTGGATGGGTTCAAATGGTGACATCGATGAATGCTTAaggattttgaaattttgttATGATAATGGATTTCGTACTTTTGATACCGCTGATGCTTACTCGAATGGGAAATCTGAAGAATTATTaggtttatttattaagaAATATAATATCCCACgtgaaaaaattgttattttaaCTAAATGTTATTTCCCAGTCAAAGATTCTACTGAAGAAGGTTGGGGTGAAGTTgatccaattgattttatgaATGGTAAAGGGTTAAGTAGAAAACATATTTTGGCTGCAGCTGAAGCATCTGTCAAACGTTTGGGTACTTATATTGATGTTTTACAAATTCATCGTTTGGACCATGAAGTCACCTATGAAGAGATTATGCGTTCATTGaatgatgttgttgaaaaaggGTTGACGAGATACATTGGTGCTTCATCAATGAAAACTTGGGAGTTTATTGAGTTGCAAAATGTAGCTAAAGCCAATGGTTGGcatcaatttatttctaTGCAGAGCCATTACTCCTTATTGTACCGTGAAGACGACAgagaattaaatgattattGTAAAAAACATGGTATTGGATTAATTCCATGGTCTCCAAATTCTAGTGGTGTATTATGTCGTCCTTACAATTCGGAAAAGACTCAAAAATTCTTAGAGAATAAACAATGGGCTAGTGTTTTTGGATTGGATAATGTTAGAGAAGCAGATAagattattgttgatagaGTTGAAGAATTAAGTGTCAAATATAATGCTTCAATGATGCAAATCTCTTTAGCTTGGTGTATGGCCAAAGGTGTGATTCCAATTGCTGGAGTTTCTAAATTTGTTCAAGCTGAAGAATTAGTTGGTATCTACAATGTTGATTTGACTGAAGAGGATATTAAATATCTCGATGAACCATATCACGCCAAAAATGTAGCACCAAATATTGTCTAAAAGATATTTTATAGTCTCTATTGAttacatatatattaaaacaaaaatttatacAAAACACTCACAAATAAAAGGATTTTACCCCAAAAATCTATACTTGTTCTTTGTATAGGGGATTTTCATTGGGAAGATAAACACAACtaattaaatgatgatcattatatttcacaataaataaatcttgTTCTTTACTATCGAAAAGATATtgtaatattattttaatattatctacaattccaaaattattttgatgTAATATCCATTCCATATTTTTCCAATCTAATATTCcttcatcattataaatcaaaGGAGTTCGATATTGTTCatattgttcaattgatatatcagcagtaaataaatataatccTCCAATACTTGGTTGTTGATGTGATGTAACTTTATCActataatttatattccAAGTCATAATACCTCTATTTATGAAATTAGTTAAATGTAATCCAGTTTCTTCATTAGCTTCACGGATCATACAATCTAAAGCAGATTCACCTGATTGTAATTTACCACCTACTCCATTATATAATCCCATCCAAGGTGATTTGTTTctattcaataataaaattttgttattgtcTTTACAACGAATAAATCCAAGAGTATATGATAATGGAACTTCagtagcagtagtagtagtagtagtcaTGGTTGTTATCTAtttggttgtaaaaaagaatatgtacaaagtttgtttttgttttttttgtttgtgttGGTCgccctttttctttctttttttttttttttttttcttgtctcTATCATGGTAGCTAGCTAGTGGTGCCTGAAATACTGCTTCATTAAAACGACTCGGATACCCGGAAGTTCTTTATCATGTATGGATGTATATCATTGGCAATACTATATTATCACAACAAAAATCTATTATATATGACTATCTAAATCCCAGAATAAACAaggttaaaaaaaaaaatttctattCACCACCTAATACATTTGAACACTTGTTCCAATTCCATAACAGTTCCATTAAcaagatttaaattttgtCCATAATCACTAATGACATAAGTTTCTAATTCTTCTATATCATTATGATTTTCAAGTTTCCGATAAtctttattaaagaaaaataaaatcaataaagatttttttaattgatctAATCTTGATGGTTTTTCTTCTATtgtaaatgataaattatataaaaatatgGCAAATAACATTATTTTAGTAGATTCATATTCATTCAAATTACCATATCCTGTGCCAATACCTGGTAATACCAATATGTTTCccttttcaaaattaatattactCATTAAATTCCATAtagaatcaaataaatgaGATATTGAATGGATTTTCTCCGGTACAACCATAGTTGGGATTTCTATTATTTCAGttaaattccaatttttatAAACTATAGAAGAAgtataatcaaattcagATAAATCagttaaattgattttatatatttgattgGGAACTAAATATCCTTGAAATCTttgtaattgataattttgaattatattttcaaGATGTTTAAATGTTTGATTAGTTCCAAGTAATATAGCATTTAAAAGATGTAAATCAAATCCACCACCCATATAATTTAAAGAGTTTGCTGGTGTCACTATAGAGGTTTTACCAGTATTAAACTTGTAGGTTTGTACCATATGTTCAATGGTATGATTATAAAAActgaatttgatattatGGTGACATTGAAAATTGTATTCTTTATAGATGTTTGATAATACTTGATAATGATGTTTCCAACATTTGACAATCAATGGATTATTGTCTATAAATATAAGCTTCATGAGTAAAAGTATATATCTAGTAATAATGTGAATGATATAAGTGAAATTTGAATTGGTGTTGTGTTGTGTTGTGTTGTGttgtgtttgttgttgttccaCTTTTTCCAATAGTACGAGAAACCGGAAAACAAAATGAGTAGGGGGGGCGGGGGGAAGGAGGAAGAGcattacaacaataacaacacaACTACCAATATTAATTCCAATTTACTTTTCtaataacaaatattaTCCAAAATACtataataaaatcatttaataatatacaCTAAGTTTACATATATACCTGCAAACATTAAACTaagaaataaacaaaaaaaaacataaagTTAGctaaaaatacaaaatacAATTGAAGTATAATTATCCCTCCCCTTGTTTACAATTCTTGAGAAGCAGCACCTGCTTTAGCTTTCTTAGCTGgtaataatgattgatGAATGTTTGGTAAGACACCACCTTGAGCAATAGTGACATCACCCaacaatttgttcaattcttcatcatttcTGATGGCCAATTGTAAATGTCTTGGGATAATTCTAGATTTCTTGTTATCTCTAGCAGCATTACCGGCCAATTCTAAAATTTCAGCAGCCAAATATTCCAAAACTGAAGTCAAATACACTGGAGCACCAGAACCAATTCTTTGAGCATAGTTACCTTTTCTTAATAATCTGTGAACTCTACCGACTGGGAAAGTCAAACCAGCTTTAGCTGATCTAGAAGTTGAAGCTTTTTCTGAAGAACCGGCTTTACCTTTACCACCTGACATTGTTATAGTTAatgatatatatttaatttgatttgatattaaaaatgaaatcttaagaaaaagaagaaaaaaagattaaaataaaagaaagaaaaatagaGGAAATGATGATCTATTTAAAACcactttattttttggCTTGTGGTTTCCCAAATGTTAAGGaaatttttgtatttaGACCCACTACCCACACTAACGCACGCTACCCACTCTACCATTTATCATTTTGATTGTTAGTGGCATATTCTTGCGTGCTCAAATTTGCTATgaggagaaaaaaaaaaaaaagagagagaaaacTCGCGTGCACATTTTTCACTTTCTCCTTCTCGTGCCTGTTCTGCTTCTCGTTCTCTCCTTCTCTCTCGTTCTCTCTTTCAGGGCGCGCCCACCACTAACacgagaaaaaaaaaaaaaataagtgGTACAAgaagagagaaagagagagagagagaaaacaacaacaacaacaacaacaggaGAAGagagaagaacaagaacaagaagaagagagaGAACATAACATCAGATACACGTGACAAGAACACAAAATACAATAAcatcaaaaatcaaaaatcaaaacaaattcaaacaaacaaacagaTTAACTaagctaaaaaaaaaaagcactTAAATAGATTAGGAATTCCTTCcactttcaaaaaaaaaaacttttaaaagattaatatattcttctttctttctttctttcttttttattttatttatttacttATCATTactttattttattaatcaatccATATTATAATCCAAAAATGGCTCCAAAAGCAGAAAAGAAACCAGCTTCTAAAGCTCCAGCTGAAAAGAAACCAGCTGCTAAAAAAACCGCTTCAACTGATGGTGCTAAAAAGAGAACTAAAACTAGAAAAGAAACTTATTCttcatatatttataaagtCTTAAAACAAACTCATCCAGATACTGGTATTTCTCAAAAAGCTATGTCTATTATGAATTCATTTgttaatgatatttttgaaagaattgcTTCTGAAGCTTCTAAATTGGCTGcttataataaaaaatctaCCATTTCTGCTAGAGAAATTCAAACTGCTGTTAGATTGATCTTACCAGGTGAATTGGCTAAACATGCTGTTTCTGAAGGTACTAGAGCTGTTACTAAATACTCTTCTGCTTCTAATTAGAGAGATGTTTTGtcatgaaaagaaaagaaaagaatggTTTATTTCTCCAAATATtgtgttttattttgtatattaatataggtatttttcttttttgaaaattgtaCATTAGTTTAAAGTTTtaaatgattgaaaaaaaaaaaaaaaaaacatgtAGTGAagttatattattaatcaaaagAGGAAGTATcgttattgttattgttattgttattgttattgttattgttaattatatatattgataaatactCTATTAAAATTTCTAGTGTGATGGTActggtgttggtgttggtgggTTGGtaaattttatatatactttacgtaattgaattattatcaaaacaatCATTGTCCATTTCAATccaaaaattgttaaactTAATAAATGTACCCAACtttgtaataatttcaatttcaattttgctAATCCAAATATTGGTGTTGGaccaatttctttatctttatcaaatatttttttgaaaactttcATTTTATCTTGTAAAGTAATTAATCCACTAATACCAATTAAAGCTTCTGATAATTTTTCTCTCAATTGACCACACCATACTATTCCTTGATGATCTATAGGTaatccaaataattttgcTGCATCAACActgaaaaaataatcacTTTTACTTTTAGGTGTTACTACCAGTGGAGGTACCATTAAATCAACCAGcagataaattgaaattaaaccTATTTCATCAGGGAAATTTGATGTTTTTGGTAACCATGGGAATGGATCAGAATGAGGAGTTGCTAATGTAAGAATAATAtttacattattattgttattattattattattatcatgtGTTGAAGCTGCTGCTATTCTTGCTACAAGTCCACCCATTGAATGACcaattaaaataatatttttatgaGGATTTTCAGGATATAAATCActaataaatgaaatagCTTCAGTAACATATTCAACTTGATCACGTAATCCTTTAAAAGCActcaattcttcattaaaatcaactgtgaaaaaatcaatatttcgAGCATGaggatatttatttttaaatatatttccttcatcattataatACATTTCTGAACAACGAGCAGCTATAGATCTAACTTGTTCAAAACTACCAGCATTACCATGAATAAATAATGCTGGTACTCCATCTAATGAAGTAAAAccttcattttcattaggcattttatcaatatcttGTTCACGATATAAATAAAGATTATATTTTGATGCATATTTACTATGTGATTCATCAAAAGCTCGTATTTTTGCATAAGATGGAGACATCCAAACCATATCACATTGAGGTTGATCTGGTGAAACAATCGGTATACTATACAAATATCCTATTAATCccagaattattaatattaaacatatgataatatatataataagtTTATATTTTCTCAGACGTGGGAATAAATTGGTATAAGAAATTAGTCGTTTGGATAACATGAATTGTTTTGTAATAGTAAGCTATATGACAAGTTATGTTGGTGGGTTGGTGGGTcggatttttttttttttttctttttcgtcttcttgttattgttttttttttttttttttcccgTGTTAGAATTTCTTACAACGAGTTTGAATTATGGtagacttttttttttctttttttttttccagtAACATTTTATTCTGAAGGCtacaaaaaacaaataaagaaaactaATGATAATGCAGTCAAACACCATGGCAATAGAAACAGGGACAAGTGTGGAATGGATTGAGGGGGGGTGGTGGGGGAGAAGAGATTTccacaatttcaaaaaagtagtttataaaaaaaaaaaaattaaactaCTAAAATAAAAGACCGACAATAGAGATAGGactaaaaaacaaaaaaacaatcaaataaaaataaaaataaaaaggaGAAATCTGGGGAAGGGGAAAAGGCatcataaatataaataattaaataagTAGAATGtgttatttcttttcaatctcaatcaaattcatcaagaCCATCTTTTATGGCTCTCTTTAATCTCTTTAATCTACCGACTTTTTTTGGATGTGGAGGTGGGGCGGCCGTAGCTTttggttcttcttcttttttgggTTCCTCTTTTGGTTCTTCTTTCTTGGGttcctcttcttttttagGTTCTTCTttaacttcttctttaacttctttaacttcttcttcttctttattttcttctttttttttctcctcTTTCTTTGCTTCTTTCTTAGCCTCCTCTATTGGAGCCCCAATTCATTTGGCcttatcttcatctttgGTTCGATCATGAACCAATTTAAACAGGTCAATGGTTCTGAATGCAGTTTTAACATGACCCCAAACATCATTAACCACGGGATTATTTAtagcagcaacagcagaATCACCTTGAgtaccaaaaaaatcaaaatattttcttgtgAATGGAGAAACTTCATGtcttttcttcaaaaaaataaggaAAACTAAAAATGGTGTTAATGATCTTTTTCTAAATGTGATCACTCTAAGGAATAACCAAATAATAGTGAGTAATTCAATACCACTAGCAATTTGAATAGAAGcaagattatttttattgacAAAATTAGTAATATGTTTAGAAATTGGATTATTTTCTAATCCCAcaattggtaataaatGAGTATTAACATAATTTAAAACATGGaaacttgaaaaaataacaaatggTATTAAAGTTATCCATACATAAGCTCTTAAagcaattaaaaaaattgctaataaaaaataatggaAATTATCATCTTTAATTAAAAGAGGTAATTTAAACccatttttttgaataaattgaacAAGTAAAATtccaaatgaaattaatgctcctaataatgaaattaaatacCATATAAATCCAATATCAGGTAAAATACCAAAATAAGATAATGTAAATAAGAAAAATCCTAATAATGTAAGAACATTACCAATAAACCAACCAAATTGTAAAGTTTGAACTGTTTGAAgtaatttttcttgatcaaattt
This is a stretch of genomic DNA from Candida dubliniensis CD36 chromosome 1, complete sequence. It encodes these proteins:
- a CDS encoding conserved hypothetical protein (Similar to C. albicans BST1), which encodes MLSKRLISYTNLFPRSRKYKLIIYIIICLILIISGLIGYLYSIPIVSPDQPQCDMVWMSPSYAKIRAFDESHSKYASKYNLYLYREQDIDKMPNENEGFTSLDGVPALFIHGNAGSFEQVRSIAARCSEMYYNDEGNIFKNKYPHARNIDFFTVDFNEELSAFKGLRDQVEYVTEAISFISDLYPENPHKNIILIGHSMGGLVARIAAASTHDNNNNNNNNNVNIILTLATPHSDPFPWLPKTSNFPDEIGLISIYSSVDLMVPPSVVTPKSKSDYFFSVDAAKLFGLPIDHQGIVWCGQLREKLSEALIGISGLITLQDKMKVFKKIFDKDKEIGPTPIFGLAKLKLKLLQSWVHLLSLTIFGLKWTMIVLIIIQLRKVYIKFTNPPTPTPVPSH
- a CDS encoding histone H2B, putative (Similar to C. albicans HTB2); protein product: MAPKAEKKPASKAPAEKKPAAKKTASTDGAKKRTKTRKETYSSYIYKVLKQTHPDTGISQKAMSIMNSFVNDIFERIASEASKLAAYNKKSTISAREIQTAVRLILPGELAKHAVSEGTRAVTKYSSASN